A stretch of Rhododendron vialii isolate Sample 1 chromosome 4a, ASM3025357v1 DNA encodes these proteins:
- the LOC131323674 gene encoding uncharacterized protein LOC131323674, whose amino-acid sequence MKKGAPFEWDEACNNAFKSIKSYLTRPPVLTAPILGRPLILYIAAQERSVRALLAQEIDKGKESALYYLSRMMLPYELNYSVIEKMCLALVFAIQKMQHYFQAHTVHLISKANPIKYVMSKLVLSDRLARWSLIFQQYEIIYVPQKAIKGQALADFLADHPIPAEWESSEELPDEDVMVVEVRPPWTMYFDGASHQRGAGAGVVFVSPEGDVLPYAFTLIQNCSNNEAEYKALILGLEMAIEAKHLQLKVYGDSMLIINQLLDVYEVRKPELVPFNNYARRLIAWLGDVTLEHVPRGENKQANALAKLASTLALPHHEMHFWKLKLRIGDWRQPLIEYLQQGKLPDDPHKRTDVKRCAPRFIYYKDTLYRRSFEGFEAKQALEEIHSGICDAHQSGPKLHF is encoded by the exons ATGAAGAAAGGGGCTCCATTTGAATGGGATGAAGCATGCAACAATGCTTTCAAAAGTATCAAATCCTATCTAACGAGGCCTCCAGTTCTCACTGCCCCTATACTTGGACGACCACTAATCTTGTACATTGCTGCGCAAGAGCGTTCGGTTAGAGCTCTTCTCGCTCAAGAGATTGATAAAGGGAAAGAAAGTGCCTTATATTATTTGAGCAGAATGATGTTGCCGTATGAGTTAAACTATTCCGTGATTGAGAAGATGTGCCTCGCCCTCGTCTTCGCAATCCAAAAGATGCAGCACTATTTTCAAGCTCATACAGTGCATCTCATCTCCAAGGCTAATCCAATCAAATATGTCATGTCAAAGCTAGTCCTCTCTGATCGATTGGCAAGATGGTCACTCATTTTCCAACAATATGAGATCATCTATGTGCCGCAAAAAGCTATTAAAGGGCAAGCTCTAGCCGACTTCTTGGCAGACCATCCTATACCAGCCGAATGGGAGTCGTCCGAAGAATTGCCAGATGAGGATGTTATGGTAGTAGAAGTTCGTCCCCCTTGGACAATGTACTTTGATGGCGCGTCTCATCAACGTGGAGCAGGTGCTGGTGTGGTATTTGTTTCCCCAGAAGGAGATGTCTTGCCATATGCTTTCACTCTCATACAAAATTGTTCAAACAACGAGGCTGAATACAAAGCTCTTATTCTTGGGCTGGAGATGGCCATTGAAGCAAAGCACTTGCAACTCAAGGTATATGGAGATTCAATGTTGATCATAAACCAACTTCTTGACGTTTATGAGGTGAGGAAGCCTGAGCTCGTGCCTTTCAATAACTACGCTCGTCGCCTGATCGCATGGCTTGGTGATGTTACTCTAGAGCACGTGCCGCGTGGTGAAAATAAGCAGGCAAATGCACTTGCAAAGCTTGCTTCTACCCTTGCTCTTCCTCACCATGAGATGCAT ttttggaaattgaaattgaGGATTGGCGATTGGCGTCAACCACTTATTGAGTATCTGCAACAAGGAAAATTGCCTGATGATCCACATAAAAGAACAGATGTGAAGCGTTGCGCCCCTAGATTCATTTACTACAAGGATACGCTTTACCGTCGAtcttttgaagggtttgaagcAAAGCAAGCTCTAGAAGAAATTCATTCTGGAATATGCGACGCTCATCAATCTGGCCCCAAGCTTCATTTTTGA